A genomic region of Christiangramia sp. OXR-203 contains the following coding sequences:
- the pyrE gene encoding orotate phosphoribosyltransferase, producing MILNKETAKKTAELLMQIKAIKLEPQEPFTWASGWKSPIYCDNRIILSYPSIRNYVREHFAKQIELKYGKADVIAGVATGAIGIGMLVAEYLSLPFVYVRPEPKSHGRKNQIEGNLEPGQSVVVIEDLISTGKSSLNAVNALKEAGANVKGMFAIFTYGFDASEENFKVAEIELHTLSDYDHLIDTAHNTNYINTEEADILRTWRKDPANWKP from the coding sequence ATGATTTTGAATAAGGAAACAGCAAAAAAGACCGCTGAGCTTTTAATGCAAATTAAAGCAATAAAATTAGAACCGCAAGAGCCTTTTACATGGGCTAGTGGCTGGAAGTCGCCAATCTACTGCGATAACCGAATTATTCTTTCCTATCCTAGCATTAGAAACTATGTTAGAGAGCATTTCGCCAAGCAAATTGAATTGAAATACGGCAAAGCAGATGTTATTGCTGGAGTTGCGACTGGTGCAATAGGAATTGGAATGCTGGTAGCAGAATATCTAAGTCTTCCATTTGTCTATGTGCGGCCTGAACCAAAAAGCCATGGTAGAAAAAACCAGATCGAGGGAAACCTGGAGCCTGGCCAAAGCGTTGTAGTTATCGAAGATTTGATAAGTACCGGTAAAAGCAGTCTGAATGCGGTTAACGCACTAAAAGAAGCTGGCGCCAATGTTAAGGGGATGTTCGCTATTTTCACCTATGGTTTTGATGCTTCCGAAGAAAATTTCAAAGTAGCAGAAATAGAACTACACACGTTGAGCGATTACGATCATTTAATAGACACTGCTCATAACACCAATTATATAAACACTGAAGAAGCCGATATTCTTAGAACCTGGAGAAAAGATCCGGCAAACTGGAAACCATAA
- a CDS encoding NUDIX hydrolase: MYKVFVNDIPIIISTRKDFGGNYKNYRLKTVRLKKIVRKILDGRLTHVNLYNKDETKLLDLLLKKMKVVTAAGGMVINSKEEILFIYRNNRWDLPKGKTEKNESIEDSAIREVEEETGVQGLEIKRFITRTFHIFKRNGKLRLKETYWYEMYTEYEGDLVPEAKEGIKKAKWKNYEKTQKALTKSYANILMLFPERYLAGQSKDRIA, from the coding sequence ATGTATAAAGTTTTTGTGAATGATATCCCCATAATAATTTCTACGAGAAAGGATTTTGGAGGAAACTATAAGAACTATCGATTAAAAACAGTTCGTCTTAAAAAAATAGTCCGGAAGATCCTGGATGGCAGACTCACCCACGTAAATCTTTATAATAAGGATGAAACCAAATTGCTGGATCTTCTTCTGAAGAAAATGAAGGTAGTCACTGCTGCTGGCGGAATGGTGATCAATTCAAAGGAAGAAATCCTATTTATTTATCGCAATAATCGTTGGGACCTTCCAAAGGGGAAAACAGAAAAAAATGAAAGTATTGAGGACTCTGCGATTCGTGAGGTAGAGGAGGAGACCGGTGTTCAGGGACTCGAGATCAAACGTTTTATCACCAGGACCTTTCATATTTTTAAAAGGAATGGCAAACTTCGCTTAAAGGAAACTTACTGGTACGAAATGTATACTGAATATGAAGGTGACCTGGTACCGGAAGCTAAAGAAGGGATTAAAAAAGCTAAATGGAAGAATTATGAGAAGACCCAGAAGGCACTCACAAAATCCTATGCGAATATTTTAATGCTTTTTCCTGAACGTTATTTAGCGGGGCAATCTAAAGATAGGATAGCGTAA
- a CDS encoding M14 family metallopeptidase, with protein MKKLWLILGLAISFSSCDFSKYKLVKDYDFETRFEKSGGKETGTYEEVISYYEKLAEAYPSVDLIEFGSTDSGYPLHLAIYNADGEFDLDKIRKSHSFILINNGIHPGESDGIDATMMLFRDMAGDSINSPKNTIVATIPIYNVGGALNRNSGTRTNQNGPKEYGFRGNARNYDLNRDFIKADTKNAQTFYEIFHYVDPEVFIDNHVSNGADYQYTLTHLFTQHDKLGGNLGKYLNETMMPALEDSLKNKNWDITPYVNVFNDVPEAGFSQFMDSPRYSTGYTTLWNTLGMMVETHMLKRYDKRVYGTYELMQSMIRITDKESSRIKDLRNQAKRKYLTDRHYNLKFEVDEENPSKRDFKGYEAENIASEVTGGERLKYDNSKEFTKEIEYYDNFKATEEVEIPRAYVIPQGWWQVVDRLKMNNIKMEPLDRDTLIQVEVYKIEDYDTSENPYEGHYPHQNTKVSKTVEEVRFRKGDFLVTTFQDGARYLLETLEPSATDSFFNWNFFDTVLQQKEGFSPYVFEDKAKELLDNNANLQKEFDQKKREDADFRNNWYAQLDWLHKQSTNYEEAHLRYPIFRLPR; from the coding sequence ATGAAAAAATTGTGGTTGATATTGGGGCTGGCAATCAGCTTTAGTTCTTGCGACTTTTCGAAATACAAACTGGTTAAAGATTACGATTTCGAAACGCGTTTCGAAAAATCTGGTGGTAAGGAAACTGGCACTTACGAGGAAGTTATTAGCTATTATGAAAAACTCGCTGAAGCATATCCTTCCGTAGACCTTATTGAATTTGGAAGCACAGATAGCGGCTATCCTTTGCACCTGGCCATTTACAATGCTGATGGAGAATTTGACCTGGATAAGATACGCAAGTCGCATAGTTTTATTCTTATTAATAACGGTATTCACCCTGGGGAGAGTGATGGTATCGATGCGACCATGATGCTCTTCAGAGATATGGCTGGAGATTCCATAAATTCACCAAAAAATACGATCGTTGCTACAATACCTATTTACAATGTTGGTGGAGCACTAAATCGTAACTCCGGCACAAGAACCAATCAAAATGGCCCAAAGGAATACGGTTTCCGCGGAAATGCCCGTAACTATGATCTTAACCGGGATTTTATAAAAGCCGACACTAAAAATGCTCAAACCTTCTACGAGATTTTTCACTACGTAGACCCGGAAGTATTTATAGATAATCACGTAAGCAATGGCGCAGATTACCAGTATACGCTTACCCACCTTTTTACTCAGCATGACAAACTTGGAGGGAATCTTGGTAAATATTTAAATGAAACCATGATGCCCGCTCTGGAAGATTCCTTAAAGAATAAAAATTGGGATATCACGCCTTATGTAAATGTCTTCAACGATGTTCCAGAAGCAGGTTTTTCCCAGTTTATGGATTCTCCCAGATACAGCACAGGTTACACCACTTTATGGAATACCCTGGGAATGATGGTTGAGACACATATGCTGAAAAGATATGACAAGCGAGTTTATGGAACCTATGAATTGATGCAGTCCATGATCAGGATCACAGACAAAGAATCATCAAGGATCAAAGATTTACGAAATCAGGCGAAAAGAAAGTATTTGACAGACAGACATTATAACCTGAAGTTTGAAGTTGACGAGGAAAACCCAAGCAAAAGAGATTTTAAGGGTTATGAAGCTGAAAATATTGCCAGTGAAGTCACAGGTGGAGAACGCCTGAAGTATGATAATAGTAAAGAATTCACTAAAGAGATAGAGTATTACGATAATTTCAAGGCTACTGAAGAAGTAGAGATCCCTCGAGCTTACGTAATTCCGCAAGGTTGGTGGCAGGTTGTGGACCGCCTTAAAATGAATAATATTAAGATGGAACCGCTGGATCGTGATACATTGATCCAGGTTGAAGTTTATAAGATCGAAGATTACGATACTTCAGAAAACCCATATGAAGGTCATTATCCACATCAAAATACGAAAGTAAGTAAGACAGTGGAAGAAGTCCGTTTTAGAAAAGGAGATTTCCTCGTAACCACTTTTCAGGATGGAGCCCGATACCTTCTGGAAACTCTGGAACCTTCTGCTACAGATTCTTTCTTTAACTGGAATTTCTTTGATACCGTTCTTCAACAGAAAGAAGGATTTTCTCCTTATGTTTTTGAAGATAAAGCGAAAGAATTGCTGGACAACAATGCTAATCTTCAGAAAGAATTCGATCAAAAGAAAAGGGAGGATGCAGATTTCAGAAATAACTGGTATGCGCAGCTGGATTGGTTACATAAGCAATCTACAAACTACGAAGAGGCACATTTACGCTATCCTATCTTTAGATTGCCCCGCTAA